In the Populus trichocarpa isolate Nisqually-1 chromosome 1, P.trichocarpa_v4.1, whole genome shotgun sequence genome, one interval contains:
- the LOC7480401 gene encoding berberine bridge enzyme-like 21, translated as MAKPTLLAVLVILIFNITSSSFSAAADGDDSVYESFLQCLESNTNPQDEISKLVYSQSSTSYTSVLRAYIRNARYNTSATPKPVVIVTPTQISHVQATVICTKKVGYQLKIRSGGHDYDGISYVSDMPFFVLDMFNLRSIEVNVNDESATVQAGATLGELYYKIWESSKVHGFPAGVCPTVGVGGHLSGAGYGNMLRKYGLSVDNVVDAEIVDVNGKLLDRKAMGEDLFWAIRGGGGGSFGVIISYKIKLVSVPETVTVFRVERTLEQNATDVVYKWQLVAPQTSNDLFMRMLLQPVTRNGNQTIRASIVTLYLGNSDSLVALLGKEFPELGLKKEDCNETSWIQSVMWWDESQNLGKSPDVLLDRNPNDANFLKRKSDYVQNPISKDGLEWLWKKMIEVGKTGLVFNPYGGRMNEIPASETPFPHRAGNLFKVQYSVNWEEAGSEADKNFMTQIRRLHSYMTPFVSKNPRSSYLNYRDLDIGVMEAGKDSFEQGSVYGYKYFNDNFDRLVKVKTAVDPENFFRNEQSIPTLPNVEHDSGVTGGSTSRSISSMLILIVILIYFACL; from the exons ATGGCAAAACCAACCCTTTTAGCCGTCCTTGTAATCCTTATCTTCAAtataacttcttcttctttctctgccGCGGCTGATGGTGATGATTCAGTTTATGAATCTTTCCTTCAATGCCTAGAAAGCAACACAAACCCACAAGACGAAATCTCTAAACTTGTTTACTCACAATCTAGCACATCTTACACTTCAGTTTTAAGAGCTTACATAAGAAACGCACGTTACAATACCTCAGCAACTCCGAAGCCAGTTGTCATTGTAACTCCAACTCAAATATCCCATGTTCAAGCCACGGTTATTTGCACAAAAAAAGTTGGTTACCAACTCAAAATCAGAAGTGGTGGACATGATTATGATGGGATTTCCTACGTTTCTGACATGCCCTTTTTCGTTCTTGACATGTTTAATCTCAGATCTATTGAAGTTAATGTCAACGATGAGTCTGCTACTGTTCAAGCAGGGGCTACTCTTGGTGAACTTTATTATAAAATCTGGGAGAGCAGCAAAGTTCATGGTTTTCCTGCTGGGGTTTGTCCCACGGTTGGTGTTGGTGGGCATTTAAGTGGTGCGGGTTATGGCAATATGTTAAGGAAATATGGGTTGTCGGTTGATAATGTAGTGGATGCAGAAATTGTTGATGTTAATGGGAAACTTCTTGATAGGAAAGCAATGGGGGAGGATCTTTTTTGGGCAATtcgtggaggtggtggtggaagTTTTGGGGTTATAATTTCTTACAAGATCAAGCTTGTTTCTGTTCCTGAGACAGTTACTGTTTTCAGAGTAGAAAGAACACTTGAACAGAATGCTACTGATGTTGTTTACAAGTGGCAATTAGTTGCTCCTCAAACAAGTAATGATCTTTTCATGAGGATGCTCTTGCAGCCTGTGACAAGGAACGGTAATCAGACTATTAGAGCCTCAATTGTGACATTGTATTTAGGGAATTCTGATAGTCTTGTGGCTTTATTGGGAAAAGAATTCCCTGAATTGGGATTGAAGAAGGAGGATTGTAATGAGACAAGTTGGATTCAGTCTGTGATGTGGTGGGATGAGTCTCAAAATCTTGGAAAGTCGCCTGATGTTCTTCTTGATAGGAATCCTAATGATGCCAATTTCTTGAAGAGGAAATCAGATTATGTTCAGAATCCAATATCAAAAGATGGGTTGGAATGGTTGTGGAAAAAGATGATTGAAGTAGGCAAGACTGGATTGGTTTTCAATCCTTATGGTGGTAGAATGAATGAAATTCCTGCCTCAGAAACTCCATTCCCTCACAGGGCAGGCAATTTGTTCAAGGTGCAGTATTCAGTGAATTGGGAAGAAGCAGGAAGCGAGGCAGACAAGAATTTCATGACTCAAATAAGGAGGCTTCACAGTTACATGACCCCATTTGTTTCCAAGAATCCAAGGAGTTCATATCTGAACTATAGGGATCTTGACATTGGTGTTATGGAGGCTGGTAAAGATAGTTTCGAACAGGGTAGTGTTTATGGCTACAAGTATTTCAATGACAATTTTGATAGGTTGGTGAAAGTAAAGACTGCTGTTGATCCAGAAAATTTCTTCAGGAATGAGCAGAGCATCCCTACTTTACCAA ATGTAGAACATGACTCAGGGGTTACTGGAGGCTCTACTTCAAGGTCTATATCATCCATGTTGATTCTAATAGTAATCTTGATATACTTTGCTTGTCTTTAA
- the LOC112326063 gene encoding putative F-box/kelch-repeat protein At1g12870 has product MGSTQNLDSDTDESTSKNVHSQRTESISGFVMQRIIRSGFSSIFLSPDNTTSRPTLSLDFLPCSVKIEASTNQGLLLCTHFPPTYRNIPKVYVCKPTTKQWKQIPNPKTRYRNKAIGMIVLSSRPLHYKIVRFSQPKFRTDRDSYRFNNLRCEVFDSKIHAWKQLKEVILYESFIGFNPSVSACGSLHWLTFGCKIFAFHVKEEIYSMISLPEPVRKNYHQKIMMLGEFEGNLALICKEEGERFMELWIIENYDRKIWKKKQIVNFEALTKELPYIILTGVCNANVALRDGIDKLTFFNLKDGRTKPLRLEMGFDVVETFSFESDFEPYVDESVLEDSRGNQEQEN; this is encoded by the coding sequence ATGGGTTCTACTCAGAATCTTGATTCGGATACTGATGAATCAACTTCAAAGAATGTCCATAGCCAGAGAACCGAAAGCATATCTGGCTTTGTCATGCAAAGAATAATAAGGTCAGGATTTTCTTCTATCTTTTTGTCTCCTGACAATACAACTTCGCGTCCTACACTATCCCTCGATTTCTTACCTTGTTCTGTAAAGATTGAGGCTTCGACAAACCAAGGTCTCTTGCTTTGCACGCATTTCCCGCCAACATATCGAAACATTCCGAAGGTTTATGTGTGCAAGCCCACTACAAAACAATGGAAACAAATTCCGAATCCAAAGACTCGATATAGGAATAAAGCAATTGGTATGATTGTGTTAAGTTCAAGACCTTTGCATTACAAGATTGTGAGATTTTCTCAGCCTAAGTTTCGTACAGATAGAGATTCCTATCGATTTAATAATCTTCGATGCGAGGTTTTTGATTCAAAGATCCATGCATGGAAGCAACTGAAGGAAGTGATTTTGTACGAGTCATTCATTGGTTTTAATCCTTCTGTATCTGCTTGTGGTTCACTTCATTGGCTTACGTTTGGATGTAAAATTTTTGCCTTCCATGTGAAGGAAGAGATATATAGCATGATTTCGCTACCCGAACCGGTTCGTAAGAATTATCATCAAAAGATCATGATGCTCGGTGAGTTTGAGGGAAATCTTGCCCTAATATGTAAAGAGGAAGGCGAACGTTTCATGGAGCTATGGATCATCGAGAACTATGATAGAAAAAtatggaagaagaagcagatagtgaactttgaagctttaacaaaagagtTACCATATATTATCCTTACTGGCGTCTGCAATGCTAATGTTGCATTAAGGGATGGAATTGATAAGTTGAcatttttcaacttaaaagatgGAAGAACTAAACCTTTGAGACTGGAGATGGGCTTTGATGTTGTGGAGACCTTTTCATTTGAGTCAGATTTTGAGCCTTATGTGGATGAATCTGTGTTGGAGGATTCAAGAGGAAATCAAGAACAAGAGAATTGA
- the LOC7471681 gene encoding tetrahydroberberine oxidase, which yields MERSNFSMRLLLLILLVSLARSADSSSSHEMFLQCFSSHIQHSKSYSEVILTKNSSAYSSVLQSSIRNFRFLNTSTLKPQFIITPFNEFEIQAAIVCAKKYDMQIRVRSGGHDYEGLSFLSYQEFVLVDLAELSSISVDIENETAWIGAGASIGELYYRIAEKSKVHGFPAGTCPTVGVGGHFSGGGFGTIFRKYGLAADNLIDARIVDANGRILDRESMGEDLFWAIRGGGAASFGVVFSWKVRLVSVPPTVTVFNIGKTLQQGASNLLHKWQNIGDKLHEDLFLHATIAVATSSPNGNKTIQVSFVSLFLGRAEELLPMMQDSFPELGLMRENCSEMSWIQSVLYFGGFSPSDSLDVLLSRTAQFKGFFKGKSDYVKEPISETGLEGLYKRLLEEETSMLILTPYGGRMSEISDSETPFPHRSGNIFEIQYIITWDVEEETEKNLKWMRKLYAYMAPYVSNSPRAAYLNYRDLDLGRNNYGNTSFAKASVWGLKYFKNNFKRLARVKTATDPSNFFRNEQSIPVLQRKRNLK from the coding sequence atggaaagatcAAACTTCAGCATGCGTCTTTTACTTCTTATACTTTTAGTCTCTTTAGCTCGGTCTGCAGATTCAAGTTCATCTCATGAGATGTTCTTGCAATGCTTTTCATCTCATATCCAGCATTCCAAATCATATTCAGAAGTTATCCTTACTAAAAATAGCTCTGCTTACTCATCGGTTCTGCAGTCATCCATTCGAAATTTCAGATTCTTGAACACTTCAACTCTGAAACCTCAATTTATAATCACTCCATTTAATGAGTTTGAAATCCAAGCAGCCATTGTTTGTGCCAAGAAATATGATATGCAAATAAGAGTTCGAAGTGGAGGCCACGACTACGAGGGCCTGTCTTTCCTGTCTTATCAAGAATTTGTACTTGTTGATCTTGCTGAACTTAGTTCCATCAGTGTTGACATCGAGAATGAGACGGCATGGATCGGGGCAGGTGCAAGCATAGGAGAGTTATATTACAGAATTGCGGAGAAAAGCAAGGTTCATGGCTTCCCGGCAGGTACTTGTCCTACGGTAGGAGTTGGGGGACACTTCAGTGGAGGTGGATTTGGTACCATATTCAGGAAGTATGGCTTAGCAGCTGATAATCTTATTGATGCTAGGATAGTTGATGCTAATGGAAGAATTCTTGATAGAGAATCAATGGGAGAAGATCTTTTTTGGGCCATTCGAGGAGGGGGAGCGGCTAGCTTTGGAGTCGTTTTCTCATGGAAAGTTAGATTGGTTTCGGTTCCTCCAACTGTAACTGTTTTCAATATCGGAAAGACCTTACAGCAAGGTGCATCCAATCTTCTTCACAAGTGGCAAAACATTGGAGATAAGCTTCATGAAGACCTTTTCCTCCATGCTACTATAGCAGTTGCTACCTCTAGCCCCAATGGCAATAAAACTATTCAAGTTTCGTTTGTGTCATTGTTTCTTGGCAGGGCTGAGGAACTTCTCCCTATGATGCAAGATAGCTTCCCTGAGTTGGGCTTAATGCGCGAAAACTGCAGTGAAATGAGTTGGATCCAATCTGTCCTCTATTTTGGTGGCTTCTCACCAAGTGACTCCTTAGATGTTCTACTTAGCAGGACTGCTCAGTTTAAGGGATTCTTCAAAGGGAAATCGGATTACGTTAAGGAACCTATTTCAGAAACTGGCCTGGAAGGGCTGTATAAAAGGCTCCTTGAAGAGGAGACGTCAATGTTGATCTTGACACCTTATGGAGGGAGAATGAGTGAGATTTCGGACTCAGAAACACCTTTCCCACATAGAAGTGGGAATATTTTCGAAATCCAGTACATTATAACTTGGGATGTGGAAGAGGAAACAGAGAAGAACCTAAAATGGATGAGAAAACTGTATGCCTACATGGCCCCTTACGTTTCAAACTCACCAAGAGCTGCCTATCTCAACTACAGAGATCTTGATTTGGGCAGGAATAATTATGGAAATACCAGCTTTGCGAAGGCAAGTGTTTGGGGCTTGAAGTATTTCAAGAACAACTTTAAGAGACTAGCGCGGGTTAAGACTGCAACAGATCCTTCCAATTTCTTCAGGAATGAACAAAGCATTCCTGTGCTGCAAAGAAAAAGGAACCTCAAATAA
- the LOC7480403 gene encoding berberine bridge enzyme-like 15: protein MVPFRCSILSIFVVLLLSPGLTFSLPIKDSFVQCLSQNSEFVIPASDFYTPDNSSSFNAVLESTAQNLRYLLPSVPKPEFIFTPLYEAHVQASVICCKQLGIHLRVRSGGHDYEGLSYATEIETQFIVVDLAKLRAVQVDIEDNSAWVQAGATIGELYYRIAEKSEAHGFPGGLCSSLGIGGHITGGAYGSMMRKYGLGADNVIDARIIDASGRVLERRAMGEDLFWAIRGGGGASFGIITAWKVKLVPVPSTVTVFTVTKTLEQGGTKLLYRWQQVADKLDEDLFIRVIIQAADGATKGKRTVTTSYNALFLGDAKRLLNVMEQGFPELGLTLKDCTETTWLKSVLYIAGYPANTPPEVLLQGKSTFKNYFKAKSDFVTEPIPETALEGIWERYFEEATPFMIWNPYGGMMSEISESSIPFPHRKGILFKIQYLTMWQNPAEDASKHIDWIRRLYNYMAPYVSMFPRQAYVNYRDLDLGINKESNTSFIEASAWGAKYFKDNFNRLIQVKTKVDPDNFFKHEQSIPPLPVSFRKRKGRGHHGIH from the coding sequence ATGGTTCCTTTTAGGTGTTCCATTCTTTCAATCTTTGTAGTCCTGCTGCTATCTCCTGGACTGACATTTTCACTTCCAATTAAAGATAGTTTTGTCCAGTGTCTCTCACAAAATTCAGAATTTGTCATTCCTGCCTCAGATTTCTACACCCCAGACAATAGCTCTTCATTCAATGCTGTTTTGGAATCTACTGCTCAAAACCTTAGGTACTTGTTGCCTTCGGTGCCAAAACCTGAGTTTATTTTCACTCCTCTGTACGAAGCCCATGTCCAAGCATCTGTTATTTGCTGTAAGCAGCTTGGAATTCACCTTAGAGTCCGCAGTGGAGGCCATGACTATGAGGGTCTCTCTTATGCCACTGAAATTGAAACACAATTCATTGTTGTAGACCTAGCCAAGCTTCGAGCTGTCCAAGTTGACATTGAAGATAATAGTGCATGGGTTCAGGCAGGAGCAACGATCGGTGAGCTTTACTACAGAATTGCAGAAAAAAGCGAAGCTCATGGCTTCCCAGGTGGCCTTTGCAGCAGTTTAGGCATTGGTGGGCACATTACAGGAGGTGCCTATGGTTCCATGATGAGAAAGTATGGCCTTGGTGCTGACAATGTTATTGATGCTCGGATAATTGATGCTAGTGGCAGGGTTCTTGAAAGACGAGCCATGGGAGAGGATCTTTTTTGGGCTATTAGAGGTGGTGGAGGAGCCAGCTTTGGTATCATTACTGCCTGGAAAGTAAAACTGGTTCCTGTGCCATCAACTGTGACTGTTTTTACAGTTACTAAGACCTTGGAACAAGGTGGCACTAAGCTTCTGTACAGATGGCAGCAAGTTGCTGATAAACTTGACGAGGATCTCTTCATCAGGGTTATAATTCAAGCAGCTGATGGTGCTACAAAGGGTAAAAGAACTGTCACAACTTCCTATAATGCCTTGTTTCTAGGTGATGCCAAAAGACTACTCAATGTCATGGAGCAAGGCTTCCCTGAATTGGGTTTGACGCTGAAGGATTGCACCGAAACCACCTGGCTGAAATCTGTGCTATACATCGCAGGCTACCCAGCCAACACTCCTCCTGAAGTTTTGCTTCAAGGCAAGTCAACATTCAAGAACTACTTCAAAGCCAAGTCAGATTTTGTCACAGAACCCATACCCGAAACAGCACTCGAGGGGATATGGGAAAGGTATTTTGAAGAAGCGACTCCTTTCATGATATGGAATCCTTATGGTGGAATGATGAGCGAAATTTCAGAGTCATCAATTCCTTTCCCACATAGGAAAGGTATCCTTTTCAAAATTCAGTACTTGACCATGTGGCAAAATCCTGCAGAGGATGCTTCAAAGCATATAGATTGGATCAGGAGGCTTTACAATTACATGGCGCCTTATGTTTCCATGTTTCCAAGGCAAGCATATGTCAATTACAGGGACCTTGATTTGGGGATTAACAAGGAGAGCAACACAAGCTTTATTGAAGCTAGTGCTTGGGGCGCCAAGTACTTCAAAGATAACTTCAACAGGCTGATACAAGTGAAGACCAAAGTTGATCCTGACAACTTCTTCAAGCATGAGCAGAGCATCCCACCTCTTCCAGTCtcctttagaaaaagaaaaggaaggggaCATCATGGGATTCATTAG